Proteins from a genomic interval of Lacticaseibacillus pabuli:
- a CDS encoding helix-turn-helix domain-containing protein, producing METTAKFELSPDFDSQLAAKVFTIMASAAETWGKHVDYPQYMDKQTAAKYLQVSMGTLNSWINHGLEFTQVKGVIRLSKTDLDSFMKANKI from the coding sequence ATGGAAACAACAGCAAAATTTGAACTATCGCCAGACTTTGATTCACAGCTGGCGGCTAAGGTCTTTACAATCATGGCTTCAGCAGCAGAGACCTGGGGTAAACACGTCGACTATCCACAGTATATGGATAAGCAGACCGCTGCCAAGTATCTGCAAGTCAGCATGGGAACACTTAATTCTTGGATAAACCACGGTCTAGAGTTCACACAGGTAAAGGGTGTGATTCGCTTGAGCAAAACAGACCTGGATTCATTTATGAAGGCAAACAAAATTTAG
- a CDS encoding helix-turn-helix domain-containing protein, translated as MNQNYLTSSEAAKYMGVSESTLFIWYRYHDLPRFQIGNVIKYQRTALDEFLDKYTEAYEDRKNWSKW; from the coding sequence ATGAATCAGAATTATCTCACTTCAAGTGAAGCTGCAAAGTACATGGGCGTCTCTGAAAGTACGCTGTTCATCTGGTACCGCTATCACGATTTACCACGTTTTCAAATCGGCAACGTGATTAAGTATCAGCGAACCGCTCTGGATGAATTTTTGGATAAATACACCGAAGCGTATGAGGATCGCAAAAACTGGTCAAAATGGTGA
- a CDS encoding primase C-terminal domain-containing protein, which translates to MPTLYFGHAKTKAPMREVDIPDDYLHFFANNYRPLRLKAATSDADKKTKKDTLLWGALGGKMIPNSVHGNTNTLGRDLLPLDFDNIADEGEFLKSIHDNLDSRFGYVLYKTFSYAPDNVRYRLLIPLDRLVTRENEFKALMTVIAKTLGVELDPASTTWGQLFFLPTLTESNENDFMIVHTGDSLFVNAWIEQILKKTDLLDVKKQLLTVKSAYQAPKFKTPLGFALDHIVEGQASNEDYLKMQRRLWYSKLSSAEIYPWYEYFNTLQPKPLKFEQMNAREYDRGEKPKWGLMFMALINGTDEHDNSTGNARNGYMFNFVAFLLDQQVKMETLIRLVEDLNERNRPPLSSNELNGIVNSALRRKRGE; encoded by the coding sequence ATGCCAACACTGTATTTCGGACATGCTAAAACCAAAGCGCCTATGCGAGAAGTGGACATACCAGATGATTACCTGCACTTCTTCGCCAATAATTATCGTCCACTAAGGCTTAAGGCCGCTACGAGTGACGCTGACAAGAAGACCAAAAAGGACACCCTCTTATGGGGTGCCCTTGGCGGCAAGATGATACCTAACAGCGTTCACGGCAATACAAACACGTTAGGCCGCGACCTATTGCCGCTTGACTTCGATAACATCGCAGATGAAGGCGAGTTTCTGAAGTCAATTCACGACAACCTGGACTCACGTTTTGGCTACGTGCTCTATAAAACTTTCAGCTATGCACCCGACAATGTACGCTATCGGCTACTTATTCCCCTAGACCGCCTGGTAACGCGGGAGAACGAGTTCAAGGCATTAATGACGGTGATTGCCAAAACACTAGGCGTCGAATTGGATCCAGCCTCGACAACCTGGGGGCAATTGTTTTTCTTGCCCACCTTGACAGAAAGCAACGAAAACGATTTCATGATTGTTCACACTGGTGACTCACTATTCGTAAATGCCTGGATTGAGCAAATTTTGAAGAAGACCGATTTACTGGACGTTAAGAAGCAACTGCTAACCGTTAAATCGGCGTATCAAGCACCGAAGTTTAAAACCCCTTTAGGCTTTGCACTGGATCATATCGTTGAGGGTCAAGCGTCGAATGAAGACTATTTAAAAATGCAGCGTCGCCTTTGGTATTCTAAGCTTTCGTCAGCCGAGATATATCCGTGGTATGAGTATTTCAACACGCTGCAGCCAAAGCCTTTAAAATTCGAACAGATGAATGCACGAGAGTACGACCGCGGGGAAAAGCCAAAATGGGGCTTGATGTTTATGGCACTAATCAATGGCACAGACGAACACGACAATTCTACCGGTAACGCCCGCAACGGCTATATGTTTAACTTTGTGGCCTTCTTATTAGACCAACAGGTCAAAATGGAAACATTAATTCGCCTGGTCGAAGACTTGAACGAACGCAACAGGCCGCCGCTATCGTCGAATGAGCTAAACGGGATAGTTAATAGTGCATTACGTAGAAAGCGAGGTGAGTAA
- a CDS encoding VapE domain-containing protein gives MHYVESEVSKTEKLDPDEIIDFADYKEQIEAEAWVASLQQNDDGNVKSSSAANAATILANDADFSKHLKFNEFSNVIEVDGDISTDNFSHKQAPGTADSSLMSDLKIMTDDKYQATFSTELITGGAMAAAKLHAYNPLTDYLTAAEEAWKKDGSTERLANIFIDTLGAPKDDATRVMTKLFFSGLVCRAHKPGTKFDYMTVLYSQKQGIGKTWLLNKIGGQWYTDSLLDMKSKDSAQIVAQKWLVNDDELAVTTDHRTNSFAVVKSFITRQNDEFRAPYTPTVVNFPRRFILAGTTNEQNILKDVTGSRRMNIIRCGEGTITKPVAKLTANDILLYLGEAENWYQNGKTQLVATPEEQALIDKAKTDFESTDSTEEDIQLILNALYPSQWWQQTRDIQRTYVAKILDGTSDDTPGIDKLDRVSVRWLLDIGFNLDHTRSGTAQYRTMEAKVRVIMDNMTGWRKTNGPIKIGLKKARGYQRV, from the coding sequence GTGCATTACGTAGAAAGCGAGGTGAGTAAAACGGAAAAGCTTGATCCAGATGAAATTATCGATTTTGCAGACTACAAGGAACAAATTGAGGCCGAAGCCTGGGTTGCAAGTCTACAGCAAAATGACGACGGCAATGTTAAATCCAGTAGCGCCGCGAATGCTGCAACCATTTTGGCTAACGACGCGGATTTTAGTAAACATCTGAAGTTCAATGAATTTAGCAACGTCATTGAGGTTGACGGTGATATTTCAACCGATAACTTTTCACACAAGCAGGCGCCCGGGACGGCTGATAGTTCGCTCATGAGTGACTTAAAAATCATGACTGATGATAAATATCAGGCTACCTTCAGTACAGAGCTTATTACCGGCGGTGCTATGGCAGCCGCAAAATTGCACGCCTATAACCCCTTGACTGACTATCTTACAGCAGCTGAAGAAGCGTGGAAAAAGGACGGCAGTACTGAACGACTGGCTAACATCTTCATTGACACGCTGGGCGCTCCAAAAGATGATGCAACCCGCGTCATGACAAAGCTATTCTTCTCTGGCCTTGTCTGCCGTGCTCACAAGCCGGGGACAAAATTCGATTATATGACTGTGCTTTACAGTCAGAAGCAAGGTATCGGCAAAACCTGGCTTCTAAATAAAATTGGCGGCCAATGGTACACCGATTCATTACTTGATATGAAGTCTAAGGATTCAGCCCAGATTGTTGCTCAAAAATGGCTGGTTAACGATGATGAATTAGCCGTTACGACAGACCACCGTACAAATAGCTTCGCAGTCGTTAAGTCATTTATTACCCGGCAGAACGACGAGTTCCGGGCACCGTATACTCCCACTGTCGTTAACTTTCCGCGCCGATTCATCTTAGCTGGCACAACTAACGAACAGAACATTTTGAAAGATGTTACGGGTTCACGGCGAATGAATATTATCCGCTGTGGCGAAGGAACAATTACCAAGCCAGTGGCAAAACTAACTGCTAACGATATTCTGCTCTATCTTGGTGAGGCTGAAAATTGGTATCAGAACGGGAAAACGCAGCTTGTCGCTACGCCAGAAGAACAAGCGTTAATTGATAAAGCCAAAACCGACTTTGAGAGCACTGATAGCACCGAAGAAGATATCCAGCTTATCCTTAATGCATTGTACCCGTCCCAGTGGTGGCAACAAACCAGAGATATACAGCGCACTTATGTGGCTAAGATTCTTGACGGTACGAGCGATGATACTCCCGGCATTGATAAGCTTGATCGCGTATCTGTTCGCTGGCTGTTAGATATTGGATTCAATCTAGACCATACCAGGAGCGGTACAGCTCAATATCGGACTATGGAAGCTAAGGTTCGCGTGATTATGGATAATATGACCGGGTGGCGAAAAACAAATGGCCCTATAAAAATCGGCTTAAAAAAAGCACGTGGATATCAAAGAGTGTAG
- a CDS encoding HNH endonuclease, translating into MPVRKFCARVGCHNLIPLGERYCSEHKQEQPHYTYATKKERAEYEPREVAFYASKQWRHLSKAFRYSHPLCAECLKQGRATPGRLVDHIHPIKTAYGWEHRLDEKNCQSLCYRCHAIKTSKEIAERGGRQQ; encoded by the coding sequence ATGCCCGTTAGAAAGTTCTGTGCCCGTGTCGGCTGCCACAATCTGATACCGTTAGGCGAGCGCTATTGCAGTGAGCACAAGCAGGAGCAACCGCACTATACATATGCCACAAAGAAAGAACGAGCCGAGTATGAACCGCGTGAAGTTGCGTTTTACGCTTCTAAGCAGTGGCGACACCTATCTAAAGCATTCCGGTATAGTCACCCTCTTTGCGCCGAATGTCTGAAGCAAGGACGTGCCACACCTGGCAGGCTTGTGGATCATATTCACCCGATTAAAACAGCTTACGGCTGGGAACATCGACTAGACGAAAAAAATTGCCAGTCGCTTTGCTATCGCTGTCATGCCATTAAAACCAGTAAAGAGATTGCTGAACGCGGCGGACGGCAACAATGA
- the istA gene encoding IS21 family transposase, with product MAIHYRQILELHAQELVQRDIAAITGNSRPKISEVIKQAELHQISPPFTDDVDDIWLESLLFPQKQPMAKGRQIPDFEKIHEELAKPNVTLSLVHYEYEQECRQNGTIPYAYRTFCQYYRAYAQKYKATMRIRRKPGEVMEVDWAGSPLHIVDRETGEIIKAYLFIASLPCSAYSYCEAFMTEQQEAWLTGHIHAYEFFGGVTQYLISDNLKTGVTSHKHSEIILNEMYRDLALHYGTIVMPARVRKPKDKPTVEGVVGTVSTWIIAALRNETFFGLEELNKAVRIKLKEFNERPFTKKYKQGSRLSAFHDEESFALRPLPVQAYTMASWRTAIVQLDYHINVESQFYSVPYEYISSKVDIKVTKDIVEVFYKGNRIASHKRLTGKFGQFSTNHDHLPAEHKLFVDHTPENALAWAEEVGINTLAVMRYLLKSAASEKQGLSAAFRFKGLARKYAAIEIEAACTTVMKIATAPTVSVVERVMKSQKIPAPKTINEPDYGFTRGAAYFGGND from the coding sequence ATGGCTATTCATTACCGTCAAATTCTTGAGCTTCACGCTCAAGAGCTGGTGCAGCGAGACATTGCGGCAATCACTGGGAATTCACGTCCCAAGATTTCTGAAGTTATCAAGCAAGCTGAGCTACATCAGATTAGTCCACCATTTACTGATGATGTGGATGATATTTGGTTGGAAAGCTTGTTGTTTCCTCAGAAGCAACCGATGGCAAAAGGTCGGCAGATACCCGACTTCGAAAAGATACACGAGGAATTGGCTAAGCCTAACGTCACCTTATCCCTGGTTCATTATGAATATGAGCAAGAGTGCCGACAAAATGGCACAATTCCGTATGCGTATCGAACCTTTTGCCAGTATTATCGTGCTTATGCGCAGAAATATAAGGCAACTATGCGGATCCGGCGTAAACCAGGTGAAGTGATGGAGGTCGATTGGGCGGGCTCACCTTTGCATATCGTCGATCGCGAAACTGGAGAAATCATCAAGGCATATCTGTTCATCGCTTCTTTGCCGTGTAGTGCGTACAGCTACTGTGAGGCATTTATGACTGAACAACAGGAGGCGTGGCTTACTGGACACATTCATGCGTATGAATTCTTTGGTGGTGTGACGCAATATCTGATTTCCGACAATCTCAAAACGGGTGTGACTTCGCACAAGCATAGCGAAATCATCTTGAATGAAATGTATCGAGATCTAGCCTTGCACTACGGCACAATTGTGATGCCAGCACGAGTCCGGAAGCCAAAGGATAAGCCGACTGTCGAAGGTGTTGTGGGGACAGTATCAACATGGATTATAGCAGCGCTACGAAATGAAACATTCTTTGGCCTCGAGGAATTAAATAAGGCCGTTCGCATCAAACTCAAGGAGTTCAACGAACGGCCATTCACAAAGAAATATAAACAAGGTAGTCGCCTTTCGGCGTTTCATGACGAAGAAAGCTTTGCCTTGCGACCATTACCTGTTCAAGCTTATACGATGGCCAGTTGGCGGACTGCCATCGTGCAATTAGACTACCACATCAACGTGGAAAGTCAGTTTTACTCTGTTCCTTACGAGTATATCTCATCTAAAGTGGATATCAAGGTGACGAAAGATATCGTAGAAGTTTTCTACAAAGGTAATCGAATTGCCTCCCATAAACGACTAACCGGTAAATTCGGGCAATTTTCAACCAATCACGATCATTTGCCAGCAGAACATAAACTGTTCGTCGATCATACACCTGAGAACGCATTAGCTTGGGCGGAAGAGGTTGGCATCAATACGCTTGCCGTAATGCGATATCTACTTAAATCGGCGGCAAGTGAAAAACAAGGTCTAAGTGCAGCTTTTCGATTCAAAGGCTTAGCTAGAAAATACGCAGCTATTGAAATCGAAGCCGCGTGTACGACCGTGATGAAAATTGCGACCGCACCGACGGTGTCCGTAGTTGAACGGGTTATGAAAAGTCAAAAGATTCCAGCACCAAAGACGATTAACGAACCCGACTACGGTTTTACTCGTGGTGCAGCATACTTTGGAGGAAATGACTAA
- the istB gene encoding IS21-like element helper ATPase IstB: protein MVNDETQRKLRQMKLTSMANALEAQESNTEYRSMNFDDRFKLLVDAAYASLQSNRLNRLIKSANFRTNEPCIADINYLPDRKLDRNLIQRLATGTYIQEHHNVILMGASGNGKTWLATALGIEACHQFHKVKYVRLPELIDDLIVAKHEANGDFHKIIERYKKVELLIIDEWLLTPINDEQAQTILELIEYRSQRGSTIFCTQFAPEGWHSKLGNPQIADAILDRIVHDSYKLLIQGDKSMRERYGIGGEFA, encoded by the coding sequence ATGGTAAATGACGAAACTCAACGGAAGTTACGGCAGATGAAGCTTACCTCTATGGCAAATGCCTTGGAAGCACAGGAAAGCAACACAGAATATCGATCAATGAACTTTGATGATCGGTTCAAGTTACTCGTTGATGCGGCTTACGCAAGCCTTCAGTCAAATAGGCTGAATCGACTGATCAAGAGTGCAAATTTTCGGACGAATGAGCCATGTATAGCTGATATCAATTACTTGCCGGATCGTAAGTTGGATCGGAACTTGATTCAACGCCTTGCGACTGGCACGTATATTCAAGAGCACCATAACGTCATCTTAATGGGTGCTTCAGGTAACGGGAAAACATGGTTGGCGACAGCTTTGGGGATTGAGGCTTGCCATCAGTTTCATAAAGTAAAATATGTGCGTCTTCCCGAACTGATTGATGATTTGATTGTAGCGAAGCATGAGGCAAACGGTGACTTTCATAAGATTATTGAACGGTACAAGAAAGTTGAACTCTTGATCATCGATGAGTGGCTTTTGACGCCGATCAACGATGAACAAGCTCAGACTATTCTTGAGTTGATCGAATATCGAAGTCAGCGTGGTTCAACAATCTTTTGTACTCAATTCGCGCCGGAAGGCTGGCATAGTAAGCTGGGAAATCCACAGATTGCGGATGCGATCCTTGACCGAATCGTCCACGATTCTTACAAGCTCCTTATCCAAGGCGACAAATCGATGCGCGAGCGGTATGGAATCGGAGGCGAATTTGCATGA
- a CDS encoding phage terminase small subunit P27 family: MGSHIIKSADELKGHMTKQEINARHIAEDALQNVDNFNATPPDWLDDKALAEWERVVPLLADTVPINNLDASQLAAYCQSVSDVATAQEHINRDGLTVPLASGEGEKPSPYVAIKRQALQEQMKLAEGLGLTVYGRLKMNINGAGVGVDDPLADLLA, encoded by the coding sequence ATGGGATCGCATATTATAAAGTCCGCTGACGAGCTTAAAGGCCACATGACTAAGCAGGAAATTAACGCCCGTCATATTGCTGAAGACGCGTTGCAGAACGTAGACAACTTTAACGCTACCCCACCTGACTGGCTAGACGATAAGGCGCTGGCTGAATGGGAGCGCGTTGTGCCTTTGCTAGCTGACACTGTGCCCATTAACAATCTTGACGCGTCGCAGTTGGCAGCCTATTGCCAGTCTGTTAGCGATGTTGCCACCGCGCAGGAACATATCAACCGAGACGGCTTAACAGTGCCGCTTGCATCTGGTGAAGGTGAAAAGCCCAGTCCATATGTTGCTATCAAGCGGCAGGCGTTGCAAGAACAGATGAAGCTTGCTGAAGGACTTGGCTTAACAGTCTATGGGCGTCTGAAGATGAACATTAACGGCGCCGGTGTAGGCGTCGATGATCCGCTGGCTGACTTACTCGCATGA
- a CDS encoding terminase large subunit has product MNYSLEYANKVVSGEIVAGKKIIQACKRTIRDFNRKRGFPYYFDEDKADKAIQFIEAMPAKDGSVLKLELFQKYIVSELFGWRMNGTGNRRFDRAYLSLSRKNGKSFLVSCIGALYLLMENKPARGRQIVFSANSSAQAHIGFDMLANGLRQLATTHPAINSRLKINRNEIVDRKTDSVAMPLASDLHSLDGLQSDLAICDEFALARTDDILNTLKSGQVASDNSLLAIISTASPDLNSPMYKEFKFVSKVLSGTEKADRYFICCYQQDSNEEAFDPDTWEKSNPLLANPELAKVMRSSIQADVDLLSKQGKMRLMLVKNFNRFQNARADGYLMMNDWDAQAIDPPDTTGKPVFIGIDLSKSSDLTAISWAVPMDGYLYVDSHSFVATKYGGIDEKSREDGFDYVAAEGRGEADISKLDSGLIDYSAVLKYILNLIEVNKWDVKAIAYDPWRSAYLVTDLEKRDFNLISVRQGRQTLSTPTIRFRDDLYSGKIKHSDNQLLAYAAGNAILKYDANGNMLIDKQRNATKIDPLAALMNAYTIELNEEEDKSNEVDNDYYISGRWLL; this is encoded by the coding sequence ATGAACTACTCACTAGAATATGCTAACAAGGTTGTCAGTGGCGAGATTGTCGCCGGCAAGAAAATTATTCAAGCCTGCAAACGCACAATTAGAGACTTCAATCGCAAGCGCGGTTTCCCGTACTACTTCGATGAAGACAAGGCCGATAAAGCAATTCAGTTTATCGAAGCAATGCCGGCAAAAGACGGTTCTGTTTTGAAGCTAGAGTTGTTCCAGAAATACATAGTCTCCGAGTTATTCGGGTGGCGCATGAATGGCACTGGTAACCGTCGCTTTGACCGGGCTTACTTATCGCTCTCAAGAAAAAATGGCAAGAGCTTCCTGGTGTCCTGTATTGGCGCGCTATATCTGCTCATGGAAAACAAGCCCGCCCGTGGGCGGCAAATTGTGTTTAGCGCGAACAGTTCAGCACAGGCACACATTGGCTTTGACATGTTGGCTAATGGTCTGCGGCAGCTAGCTACTACGCACCCCGCTATCAATTCGCGTCTGAAGATTAACCGTAATGAGATTGTAGACCGGAAGACAGACAGTGTGGCTATGCCCCTTGCTAGTGACCTGCATAGTCTAGACGGACTGCAAAGCGATCTTGCAATTTGTGACGAATTTGCGCTAGCCCGCACAGACGATATTCTGAACACTCTAAAATCCGGACAGGTCGCGAGTGATAACTCATTGCTGGCAATCATTAGCACCGCAAGTCCTGACTTGAATAGCCCCATGTACAAAGAGTTCAAGTTTGTTAGCAAGGTGCTAAGCGGTACCGAAAAAGCCGATAGATATTTTATTTGCTGCTATCAACAAGATTCGAATGAAGAGGCCTTTGACCCAGACACGTGGGAGAAGAGTAACCCACTTTTAGCTAACCCAGAACTCGCTAAGGTCATGCGGTCAAGTATTCAAGCGGACGTTGACCTGCTAAGCAAGCAAGGCAAAATGCGCCTAATGCTAGTTAAAAATTTCAACAGGTTTCAGAATGCCCGTGCTGACGGTTACCTGATGATGAATGACTGGGACGCGCAAGCGATAGACCCGCCAGACACTACCGGCAAGCCGGTATTTATCGGTATCGATCTAAGTAAATCTAGTGACCTGACTGCTATCAGCTGGGCGGTGCCCATGGACGGTTATCTGTATGTCGATTCACATAGCTTTGTTGCTACCAAATACGGCGGCATTGATGAAAAAAGCCGAGAAGACGGTTTCGACTATGTAGCAGCTGAAGGCCGTGGTGAAGCTGATATAAGCAAACTGGATAGCGGGCTGATTGATTATAGCGCCGTTCTCAAATACATATTGAACCTGATTGAAGTTAACAAATGGGACGTTAAGGCTATTGCCTATGACCCCTGGCGTTCTGCTTACCTGGTAACCGACTTAGAAAAACGCGACTTTAATTTAATCAGTGTAAGGCAAGGTCGTCAAACTTTGTCAACGCCAACTATCCGCTTCAGAGATGACCTGTACAGCGGCAAGATTAAGCACAGTGATAACCAGCTGCTAGCCTATGCCGCCGGGAACGCAATTCTGAAGTACGACGCTAACGGCAATATGCTAATCGACAAGCAGCGCAACGCTACTAAGATTGACCCCCTTGCCGCCCTTATGAATGCTTACACAATTGAACTAAACGAGGAAGAAGACAAATCTAATGAAGTCGATAATGACTACTATATCAGCGGTCGCTGGCTCCTTTAA
- a CDS encoding phage portal protein has protein sequence MSFIKDTPPETRDDNSEPFLDALVSMTSNDSGVYVGASALRNSDIFTAVRVIASDIASNPITYNDDRISKLLNKSPNANTTAWAFKFSLAATMLLNGNAFALISRNNSNQVTELRQIPNSQMVVSQDDTTGKLTYTYTPPQGRSKRLAASDVLHFKCYTADGYTGISPLYALKDELDMQKTGNKLVKDFYKSGVNGSGWLRINKAGLSADAAAAIRDGWENANAGTLRTLVTDDTMDYQALPVNTDVLKLVNSSDWTSRQVAKAFGLPLERLGLEAAHSNSIQGNLLYLQNTLTQYFASFTSELNFKLGTGSNVFAFDTSAFFTADPTTMQDNAIKGLQAGLLTVNEARDKVGLPPVAGGDTIMTTNTYAPLTQLETTNSQNGSEPLEQ, from the coding sequence ATGAGTTTTATCAAGGACACACCACCAGAAACACGCGATGATAATTCAGAGCCTTTTCTAGACGCGCTAGTGTCGATGACCTCAAATGATTCTGGGGTTTACGTAGGCGCCTCTGCTTTACGCAATAGCGATATTTTTACCGCCGTTCGCGTCATTGCCAGCGACATTGCTAGCAACCCGATTACTTACAACGATGATCGCATTAGCAAGTTGCTTAACAAGTCGCCTAACGCCAATACAACGGCATGGGCATTTAAGTTTTCGCTTGCTGCCACGATGTTGTTAAACGGTAACGCGTTCGCTTTAATCTCGCGTAACAACAGCAACCAGGTTACCGAGTTGCGCCAGATTCCTAACAGTCAAATGGTTGTTTCGCAAGATGACACTACCGGCAAACTGACGTACACATACACCCCACCACAAGGCCGCAGCAAGCGCCTGGCAGCGTCTGACGTATTGCACTTTAAATGCTACACCGCTGACGGTTACACCGGTATTTCGCCTCTATACGCCCTTAAGGACGAATTGGACATGCAAAAAACTGGTAACAAGTTGGTTAAAGACTTCTACAAGTCAGGAGTCAACGGCAGCGGCTGGCTTCGAATCAATAAGGCAGGCCTTAGTGCAGACGCCGCCGCCGCTATCCGGGACGGCTGGGAGAATGCGAATGCTGGCACGTTGCGTACACTGGTGACAGATGACACCATGGACTATCAGGCTTTGCCAGTGAACACTGACGTGCTGAAGCTGGTAAATTCGTCTGACTGGACTTCGCGCCAAGTAGCTAAGGCGTTTGGCTTGCCACTCGAACGACTGGGACTTGAAGCGGCACACAGCAATAGCATTCAGGGCAACCTGCTATATCTGCAGAACACGCTAACCCAGTATTTCGCTTCATTCACTAGCGAGCTTAACTTTAAGCTTGGCACCGGCAGTAACGTGTTTGCATTCGATACTAGCGCGTTCTTCACCGCTGACCCTACCACAATGCAGGACAACGCTATTAAAGGCCTGCAGGCTGGCTTGCTGACAGTTAACGAGGCACGCGACAAGGTAGGACTGCCACCAGTGGCCGGTGGCGATACTATCATGACAACTAATACATACGCGCCACTAACGCAATTGGAAACAACAAATTCACAGAATGGGAGTGAACCACTTGAACAATAA
- a CDS encoding phage major capsid protein, protein MNNNDDTEKRLNPDAALNVDDSANSQATDDTDKDASDTNSDGSKHLTGYAVVFNRPSKNLGSFVEVIDPHAFDNVDLSDVYLTNNHDMSQVLASTKAGTLTLTVDDKGLAFDATLPDTTLADDTAANVDAGNISNMSFTFVNAQDGDTFTRGDDGTVTRTIKSIKSLLDVTLVAIPAYDDTNVQVSQRSLDKARAEATKVETPEDNQNTHTEKRGFNKMENTIIDANKPETSAYEAYIRSHGEQRDGLNSTTAGAMVPSEVINEVWNLKQSTDDLAKFATVKQVGTPVGTYPIATVNGAVLATKDELADIADIDADLYKGVDYKVATRAGRIYLSDELIEDSAVDIVATVKDQLKQLVTNTNNAEIVKVLQGFKAAAAASLDDVKQVVNVQLDPALTVSFVINQDTYQYLDSMKDSEGRYLLQPDITSPSGKSLFGRQVVVVSNKLMPSPKDSYPMFAGDIAQSVFVAQKNEVETQWDKFDQYASGLAVVLRNDYEVVDPDAGRFITIKPAAATPAATGNGAA, encoded by the coding sequence TTGAACAATAATGATGATACCGAAAAGCGTTTGAACCCGGACGCCGCGCTTAATGTTGACGATTCAGCCAACAGCCAAGCGACGGACGATACAGACAAGGACGCTAGCGACACAAATAGTGACGGCAGCAAGCACTTAACTGGCTATGCCGTAGTATTCAACAGGCCAAGCAAAAATCTTGGTTCGTTTGTAGAGGTCATTGATCCGCACGCTTTCGACAACGTGGACTTGTCAGACGTCTATTTGACAAATAACCATGACATGAGCCAAGTTCTGGCTTCTACAAAGGCCGGCACCCTGACACTCACCGTGGACGATAAGGGGCTTGCGTTTGACGCTACTCTACCCGATACCACACTGGCAGACGATACTGCCGCTAACGTAGACGCTGGCAATATTAGCAACATGAGCTTTACATTCGTCAATGCGCAGGACGGCGACACCTTCACGCGCGGCGATGACGGCACCGTAACCCGGACTATCAAGTCCATTAAGTCATTGCTGGACGTAACCCTGGTCGCAATTCCTGCCTACGATGACACAAACGTGCAAGTAAGTCAGCGAAGCCTGGATAAGGCACGAGCTGAAGCGACTAAAGTTGAAACACCTGAAGATAATCAAAACACACATACTGAAAAGCGAGGATTTAACAAAATGGAAAACACAATTATTGACGCAAACAAGCCAGAAACTTCAGCCTATGAAGCCTACATTCGTTCTCATGGTGAACAGCGTGACGGTTTGAACTCAACCACAGCTGGGGCAATGGTTCCTAGCGAAGTTATTAATGAAGTCTGGAACCTGAAGCAATCCACAGATGACCTGGCAAAATTCGCGACTGTTAAGCAAGTCGGCACCCCAGTGGGTACGTACCCTATTGCTACTGTGAACGGCGCTGTACTAGCAACTAAGGACGAACTAGCCGACATTGCCGATATTGACGCAGACCTTTACAAGGGCGTAGATTACAAGGTTGCCACTCGTGCAGGCCGTATCTACCTTTCAGATGAATTGATTGAAGATTCAGCCGTTGATATCGTCGCAACGGTTAAGGATCAGCTGAAGCAGTTGGTTACTAACACAAACAACGCTGAAATTGTGAAGGTATTGCAAGGCTTTAAGGCCGCTGCAGCTGCTTCACTTGATGATGTTAAGCAAGTTGTTAACGTTCAGCTTGATCCAGCCCTTACAGTGTCATTCGTGATTAATCAAGATACATATCAATATCTGGACAGTATGAAGGATTCAGAAGGCCGGTACTTGCTGCAGCCTGATATCACTAGTCCTTCTGGCAAGTCACTGTTTGGCCGTCAGGTAGTAGTTGTCAGCAACAAGCTTATGCCTAGTCCAAAGGATTCATACCCTATGTTTGCCGGCGATATTGCCCAGTCAGTCTTTGTAGCACAGAAGAATGAAGTTGAAACACAGTGGGACAAGTTCGATCAGTACGCTTCTGGCCTTGCGGTTGTATTGCGTAACGATTATGAAGTTGTTGACCCAGACGCTGGCCGCTTTATCACTATTAAGCCAGCCGCAGCAACGCCTGCAGCTACTGGTAACGGTGCGGCTTAG